A stretch of the Rosa rugosa chromosome 5, drRosRugo1.1, whole genome shotgun sequence genome encodes the following:
- the LOC133712662 gene encoding uncharacterized protein LOC133712662 encodes MAFIVTPKHKNVKLALHVSISFTKNGTSSQIQQQRPSTANCSIESVESSIRSLLRSWYRRQKWQVLFNSTPPQELDRTPWRTHLASFLESTPVHAVSLGLLIIDLIFTILELSSSLLATSCRPNENHKATEEIWYHWVGVAILTLLSAKTIALAVGLGTTFFRRPGYVIDGIVLMGALGLEVFLDKIGGGLLVVVSLWRVVRVVESAFELSDEAIEAQIEGLVCQFEMLREENRRLLEIIAEKDQIIQKLQEDSDQCTCCSSRKSLPYERYCKGLNVSFGQ; translated from the exons ATGGCATTCATCGTGACCCCAAAGCATAAGAACGTCAAGCTTGCACTTCAC GTATCAATATCATTCACCAAGAATGGGACCTCCTCTCAAATCCAGCAACAGAGACCTTCCACAGCAAACTGCTCTATAGAGTCTGTCGAATCCTCGATACGAAGTCTGTTAAGGAGCTGGTACAGACGGCAGAAATGGCAAGTTTTATTCAACTCCACACCACCACAAGAACTTGATAGAACTCCATGGAGAACCCATCTGGCCAGTTTCCTTGAATCCACACCAGTTCATGCAGTTTCTCTCGGTCTCCTCATTATCGATCTCATCTTCACCATCCTTGAACTCTCCTCATCTTTACTTGCTACCAGTTGCAGGCCAAACGAGAACCACAAAGCTACAGAAGAAATCTGGTACCACTGGGTTGGCGTTGCTATTCTTACTCTGCTTTCAGCAAAGACTATTGCCCTTGCTGTGGGGCTCGGCACCACATTCTTTAGGCGTCCGGGTTATGTCATTGATGGGATCGTTTTGATGGGCGCGTTGGGGTTAGAAGTGTTTTTAGACAAGATAGGGGGTGGGTTGCTTGTTGTGGTCAGTTTGTGGCGAGTTGTTAGGGTAGTAGAAAGTGCATTTGAGCTGAGTGATGAGGCCATTGAAGCACAGATTGAAGGGCTTGTGTGCCAGTTTGAGATGTTGAGGGAAGAGAATAGGAGACTGTTAGAAATCATTGCTGAGAAAGATCAGATTATCCAGAAGCTCCAGGAAGATTCAGATCAATGTACATGTTGCTCCAGTCGAAAATCTTTACCTTATGAACGATATTGTAAAGGCCTTAATGTATCTTTTGGCCAATAA
- the LOC133711044 gene encoding protein HAPLESS 2-like → MGKLWLITLLFLPCFFISDDVVGVQILSKSKLDKCEKTSESGDHLNCTKKIVLNMAVPSGASGGEASIVAEIVEVEENSSKKMQTFRIPPVLTVNKSAAYALYDLTYIRDVAYKPEEYYVKTRKCEPDADAKVVKICERLRDENGTIIEHTEPMCCPCGPQRRVPSSCGSVFDKLMKGKPNTAHCVRFPSDWFHVFGIGQRSLGFSVLIQVKTGSKVSEVLIGPENRTAISNDKFLRANLIGDFVGYTNIPSFEDFYLVIPRQGGPGQPQNLGRNFSMWMLLERVRFTLDGVECNKIGVNFEAFNGQPNFCSSPFWSCLHNQLWNFLEADQNRIERKQVPLFGVEGRFERINQHPNAGTHSFSIGVTEVINTNLLIELSADDVDYVYQRSPGKILSINIPTFEALTQFGTATITAKNTGEVEASYCLTFDCSSDVTLMEEQYFIMKPKETLTRSFKLYPGTDQAAKYICAAILKDSNYNEVDRAECQFSTTSTVIDNGSQVNPFKPPKTGTTGFFDSIESFWNHAWKTFIDFITGKSCRTKCSGFFDFRCHIQYICMSWILMFGLLLAIFPTVIVLLWLLHQKGLFDPLYDWWDDHFWEDSPTTKNTRHRINVDHRHVHVHKHHGHETRHHNYGTHHKRKSTHNDHKHSHFQRSSDYHYDLHHVHKDKHKHGRRRSSSVMQKVDENTGYHGQKKQRRATKDYSK, encoded by the exons ATGGGAAAATTATGGCTTATCACCCTCCTCTTCCTCCCTTGCTTCTTCATAAGCGACGACGTCGTTGGCGTCCAGATCCTCTCCAAATCGAAACTCGACAAGTGCGAGAAGACTTCCGAATCCGGTGACCACCTTAACTGCACTAAGAAGATCGTCCTCAACATGGCCGTCCCTAGCGGCGCG AGTGGAGGTGAGGCTTCGATTGTTGCCGAAATTGTCGAGGTAGAGGAGAATTCAAGCAAGAAGATGCAAACTTTTCGAATACCACCTGTCCTGACTGTCAATAAATCCGCAGCTTATGCCTTGTACGACCTTACGTACATTCGA GATGTTGCATATAAGCCTGAAGAGTACTATGTTAAGACCCGAAAGTGTGAGCCAGATGCAGATGCAAAAGTTGTCAAGATATGTGAGAG GTTACGAGATGAAAATGGTACCATTATTGAGCATACAGAG CCAATGTGCTGTCCTTGTGGGCCTCAGCGGCGGGTACCTTCATCATGTGGAAGTGTTT TTGACAAGTTGATGAAAGGAAAACCCAATACAGCCCATTGTGTCCGCTTTCCTAGTGATTG GTTCCATGTTTTTGGTATTGGACAGCGCTCACTGGGATTTAGTGTTCTCATTCAAGTAAAAACAGGATCTAAAGTTTCG GAAGTGCTTATAGGTCCTGAAAACAGAACAGCAATATCCAATGATAAGTTTTTGCGAGCTAATCTTATTGGAGACTTTGTTGGATACACAAATATTCCTTCATTCGAGGATTTTTACCTTGTAATTCCGAGGCAG GGGGGCCCAGGTCAACCCCAAAATTTGGGAAGGAACTTTTCTATGTGGATGCTGCTGGAGAGAGTTAGATTTACTTTAGATGGTGTTGAATGTAATAAAATTGGTGTCAACTTTGAGGCTTTTAATGGGCAGCCAAACTTTTGCTCTTCGCCATTCTGGAGTTGCTTGCATAATCAGTTATggaatttcttggag GCTGACCAAAACCGTATTGAAAGGAAACAGGTGCCACTTTTTGGTGTGGAAGGAAGGTTCGAAAGGATAAACCAGCATCCA AATGCAGGGACTCATTCGTTTTCCATAGGAGTCACAGAAGTCATTAATACAAATCTCTTGATAGAACTAAGTGCTGATGACGTAGATTATGTCTACCAAAG GAGTCCAGGGAAAATCTTAAGCATCAATATCCCAACATTTGAGGCCCTTACTCAATTTGGAACTGCTACAATCACAGCAAAGAATACTGGTGAAGTGGAAGCATCCTATTGCTTAACG TTTGATTGCTCAAGTGATGTCACCCTTATGGAG GAGCAATACTTCATTATGAAGCCAAAAGAAACGTTAACTCGATCATTCAAACTTTACCCAGGAACCGATCAAGCTGCAAAATACATCTGTGCAG CTATACTTAAGGACTCTAATTATAATGAAGTGGATAGAGCCGAGTGCCAATTTTCTACTACGTCTACTGTCATTGATAATGGATCACAG GTTAATCCCTTTAAGCCACCAAAGACAGGAACAACTGGTTTCTTTGACTCCATTGAAAGCTTTTGGAACCATGCGTGGAAGACTTTTATAGATTTCATCACTGGAAAATCTTGCAG AACAAAATGCTCTGGATTCTTTGACTTCAGATGCCATATACAGTACATATGTATGAGTTGGATTCTGATGTTTGGTCTACTTTTGGCAATTTTTCCAACAG TCATTGTGCTACTGTGGCTTTTACATCAGAAGGGACTTTTTGATCCTTTATATGACTGGTGGGATGATCATTTCTGGGAGGATAGTCCGACCACCAAGAATACTAGACACAGAATTAATGTAGATCATCGACATGTTCATGTCCATAAACATCATGGGCATGAAACAAGGCACCACAACTATGGCACTCATCATAAAAGAAAAAGCACTCACAATGATCACAAGCATAGCCACTTTCAAAGAAGTAGTGATTACCATTACGACCTTCACCATGTCCATAAGGATAAGCACAAGCATGGCCgaagaaggagttcaagtgTTATGCAGAAAGTTGATGAGAACACTGGATACCACGGCCAGAAAAAACAAAGGAGAGCAACAAAAGACTATTCAAAGTGA
- the LOC133711482 gene encoding uncharacterized protein LOC133711482 produces the protein MLVQEVEDHIYVDGFNPDYVNLPWVEHGEKLPELPALNVARPFKPHQPISVGDIPDMLQDAFGLHDNEHFPDIEVEDLANHDSIPTPDAAKFYKLMSEADMELFPGARKKKIDFLIRYYQLKDLHGWSDVSFTESLKLLNESFPEGENLPDSFYKTKQLVKDLGLSYEKIDACPNDCMLYWKEHSEATSCSICGTSSRYIKGAAEDGTSAKKIAAKVLRSFPLGPRLQRLYMSRHTTESMIWHSTKRPRDGFLRHLADSPAWSKVDELYPNFGNESRNVRLGLASDGFNPFGNIIVLWTISDFPAYAMLFGYSTKGYKACPVCMEETDSIRLHHGNKECFLGHQRWLTIEHRYQRWRNSFNGLPEHRGRPTVMSGTDCLRALSGLRFQFGKGKIPAGVRKRSRSSTLQQEPVKGNWRKKNSVVGTLLGMKWKNKDSAKAHEDMVLLNVKKGLHPKSPGGRYPPAIFNLKNMEKTTNCSNISNCVRVEEMTLVGLKSHDNHILMQHLLPVAIRRAISSICTLEAIMPPAFFDVMEHLPIHLADEAAIACPVQYR, from the exons ATGTTAGTGCAAGAGGTTGAAGATCACATTTATGTTGACGGGTTTAACCCCGACTATGTAAACTTGCCGTGGGTAGAACATGGTGAGAAGTTGCCTGAGTTACCAGCACTTAATGTAGCAAGACCCTTTAAGCCACATCAACCAATATCAGTAGGCGATATACCAGATATGTTGCAGGATGCTTTTGGCCTTCATGATAATGAACATTTCCCAGACATAGAGGTTGAGGATTTGGCCAATCATGATTCCATTCCAACACCTGATGCAGCTAAATTTTACAAGCTAATGAGTGAAGCTGACATGGAGTTGTTCCCTGGCGCTAGGAAAAAGAAGATTGACTTCTTGATTAGATATTATCAACTCAAAGATTTGCATGGTTGGAGTGATGTTTCATTCACAGAGTCATTGAAGCTATTGAATGAGTCATTTCCCGAGGGAGAGAACCTCCCTGATAGTTTTTACAAAACCAAACAGTTGGTGAAAGATCTTGGGTTGTCATATGAAAAGATAGATGCATGTCCAAATGATTGCATGTTATATTGGAAAGAGCACTCCGAAGCTACTTCTTGTAGTATTTGTGGCACAAGTAGTCGGTACATTAAAGGGGCAGCTGAAGATGGAACATCTGCTAAAAAGATAGCAGCAAAAGTACTTCGCTCTTTTCCACTAGGACCAAGATTGCAACGGTTGTATATGTCTCGGCACACAACCGAGTCAATGATATGGCATTCTACAAAAAGACCAAGAGATGGTTTTCTCCGTCACCTAGCCGATTCTCCTGCTTGGTCAAAGGTAGATGAGCTATATCCTAATTTTGGAAATGAGAGTCGTAATGTCCGTTTGGGTTTGGCTAGTGATGGGTTCAACCCGTTTGGCAACATAA TCGTATTATGGACTATATCAGATTTCCCAGCTTATGCCATGTTGTTTGGTTATAGTACTAAAGGCTATAAGGCATGTCCTGTTTGCATGGAAGAAACTGATTCTATTAGACTGCATCATGGAAATAAAGAATGTTTTTTGGGGCATCAACGATGGTTAACTATTGAGCACAGATATCAGAGGTGGCGAAATAGCTTTAATGGTCTCCCAGAGCATCGTGGTAGACCAACAGTAATGTCAGGAACTGATTGCCTTAGAGCTTTGAGTGGGTTGAGGTTTCAATTTGGGAAGGGAAAAATACCTGCAGGGGTTCGAAAACGATCACGGTCATCAACATTGCAGCAAGAGCCAGTCAAAGGAAATTGGAGGAAAAAAA aTAGTGTGGTTGGTACATTGCTTGGGATGAAATGGAAGAACAAAGATAGTGCAAAAGCTCATGAAGACATGGTACTTTTGAATGTGAAAAAGGGTCTTCACCCTAAATCACCAGGCGGAAGATATCCTCCAGCTATTTTCAACTTAAAAAATATGGAGAAGACCACTAATTGCTCAAATATTAGTAATTGTGTTCGTGTTGAAGAAATGACTTTGGTGGGACTTAAAAGTCATGACAATCACATTCTTATGCAACATCTTCTTCCAGTTGCCATTCGCCGTGCCATTAGTT CTATTTGCACACTAGAGGCTATCATGCCACCGGCATTTTTCGACGTCATGGAACACCTACCAATTCACTTGGCTGATGAAGCTGCTATAGCTTGTCCAGTTCAATACCGCTAG